A genomic segment from Luteolibacter ambystomatis encodes:
- a CDS encoding DUF7594 domain-containing protein, whose amino-acid sequence MLLPRPSRSAQALLLCLSLATARAAPPQGTWVNLAADGRLLYARDSLGNRVPDFGDCGYKAGREAIPEAAVKVTLNPADGDDRARIQTAIDQVAAMPMDANGIRGAVLLTAGEYQLSSTLKLNASGVVLRGVGASDTGTRLRATDPRQYTLVQIGGSGSRTTVSSTTKNITDKYVPVGSRSFNVENTGNLAVGQSIVVFRPCTQEWINALGMDKLDNPWTPGDRDVLAERVITRIEGSRVFIDAPITTAIDATYGGGKIYRYTWSGRIQNAGIEDIKGISSYNATISNDENHAWTFIGISSAENSWVRRVVSQYFGFACVNVTAGGRQISILDSQSLDPISESTGGRRYAFCIDSATQCLVWNCYTKNDRHQYVTGSDTPGPHAFVSSTSDAARADVGPHHRWGSALLYDRVTCNGDEINVRNRGNSGTGHGWAGGNCVVWNSKADNYIIQNPPTARNWLIGSVGTVSGSAGTYDANGANVFPSTLWGNQRQDLQTRRGLQIREYVAGDFDQFTADAGETTPVDATWQSQVAAQGTTAGFDTLQAGRWVPWTHSFSLAAGESTVSATLWVSVRGTAANAQNGRLYIDDLANSKPLSTYAASIPTTGSTVLRIDLADDLARLADGKLNLAVQNNAAVDWSMLELRVAPATTGSSTVTLTPEADATIRAGASAAVNAGGDVVLGVKEATGADDDRRALLRWDLSGISSKVLHAKIRLVPVTVDSSDLENGAVVCTSNTWAENTVTWNNQPAAPARLVTWWPRQNQPVEFIVTTDVLAAMAKDKKLSVQLFSARESGGTSYASREDADPARRPQLVLVTDGTFSLDAQPPARSTSAGTSTTYTVSMTTRDGFTGSAAFSATGLPAGATATFAPPSLSAAGTTVLTLTTAASTPGGTYDITILANGTAGTARSQVSLTVTSPGTDLIWNSPSGGVWDLTTANWFNEITAAPDTFQAGKKVVFTDRANVITQITLPAGVTVAPAGITLSAEDTHFSLDGTGAITGTGPLVKSGGGTFTLSTTNDRTGTTTISGGALEMPVLTNGGVAGPLGAASTAAPNIVLDGGCLRWIGNTATTTNRGFTLTANGGTLESSPTAITSLTWSGTIATSGSGDRVFTLGGSDPDPFKGSTNTLAGIITDGPGGRTSVVKSGGNSWVLSGTNTWSGGTRIEAGRLRGNNPSGFGTGPVMVADGGQIYLASASSFANAFTIVGLGIPEIGGNYGALRLTANNCNVTGPVTLAGNARITGRLATTTGGIISGKISGEYSLELGGSATANDAGVTTRLTASANACVLRGSPDADQGETQTLATKRLNDSNTRISYLRFNLADILAAYTLPEIDSMALQLHLTAPSASDTLRVYALADTNATGVSDATWTAVMTWNNQPARTTAPDDIPNSSAALPNANAVLLGSVANYGGVAGIVSVPLDIVKIRDLLATDTNQQITLLFHNTSSNIASWAALGNTSGLPAPVLEIIGRPYGGAGGILTLSNPGNQWTGQTTISHGTVKLGSATALPHGADKGDVVINNNNPNENSVLDLKGTSPTLNALSSSGPVTTRCIVTNTAAATATLTLGDNDADGDFAGILQNGPGVLALTKTGTGIQILSGVNTFTGSTIIAAGTLMVNGTLATGPVQVQAGGVLSGTGTLGGSVTILPDGTISPGVTIGTLNASQSLQLQGRTEIDLDKTAGTRDEIRGATVLTYGGTLAIRNQSGALAAGDQFQIFTAAAYAGSFATLEPAFPAIGLMWDTSQLDTSGTLRVRAATPIETWRQNWFGTGADAGLAADLATPAGDGVSNLLKYATGTEPSQPAFTRLPRPVSISRKPGIRFQRNLLATDVGYEVHASGDLIQWLVVASRTAGASIWALNGAQVTDDGTGQVTITETASPGSQRFLRLKVTR is encoded by the coding sequence ATGCTTCTCCCCCGCCCTTCCCGATCCGCACAGGCCCTGTTGCTATGCCTTTCCCTCGCCACCGCCCGGGCCGCGCCGCCGCAGGGCACATGGGTGAATCTCGCGGCGGACGGCCGCCTGTTGTATGCCCGTGACTCCCTCGGCAACCGTGTGCCAGACTTCGGCGACTGCGGCTACAAGGCGGGTCGCGAGGCCATCCCGGAGGCTGCGGTGAAGGTCACCCTGAATCCCGCCGATGGCGATGATCGGGCGCGCATCCAGACCGCGATCGACCAAGTGGCTGCGATGCCGATGGATGCGAATGGCATCCGAGGGGCGGTGCTCCTCACCGCCGGAGAGTACCAGCTCAGTTCCACCCTGAAGCTGAATGCCAGCGGCGTGGTGCTGCGCGGTGTGGGAGCCTCCGATACCGGCACCCGCCTGCGCGCCACCGATCCGCGGCAATACACGCTGGTCCAGATCGGCGGCAGCGGTTCCCGCACCACCGTCAGCAGCACCACGAAGAACATCACGGACAAGTATGTGCCGGTGGGCTCCCGCAGCTTCAATGTGGAGAACACCGGCAACCTCGCCGTGGGCCAGAGCATCGTGGTCTTCCGCCCATGCACCCAGGAGTGGATCAACGCGCTGGGCATGGACAAGCTCGACAACCCGTGGACTCCGGGGGATCGCGATGTCCTCGCCGAGCGGGTGATCACCCGCATCGAGGGCAGCCGTGTGTTCATCGATGCCCCCATCACCACCGCGATCGACGCCACCTACGGCGGCGGAAAAATCTATCGCTATACCTGGAGCGGCCGCATCCAGAACGCGGGCATCGAGGACATCAAGGGGATCTCCAGCTACAACGCCACGATCAGTAACGACGAGAACCACGCGTGGACGTTCATCGGCATTTCCTCTGCGGAAAATTCCTGGGTGCGCCGCGTGGTCTCGCAGTACTTCGGCTTCGCCTGCGTGAACGTCACCGCTGGCGGACGACAGATCAGCATCCTCGATTCCCAATCGCTCGATCCGATCTCCGAGTCCACAGGCGGGCGCCGCTATGCCTTCTGCATCGATAGCGCGACGCAGTGCCTGGTGTGGAACTGCTATACCAAAAACGACCGCCACCAGTATGTGACCGGCTCCGATACTCCGGGGCCGCATGCCTTCGTCTCCAGCACCAGCGATGCCGCACGGGCCGATGTCGGCCCGCACCACCGCTGGGGCAGCGCGTTGCTCTACGATCGCGTGACTTGCAATGGCGATGAGATCAACGTCCGCAACCGCGGCAACTCCGGCACCGGCCACGGCTGGGCAGGTGGCAACTGCGTGGTGTGGAATAGCAAGGCGGACAACTACATCATCCAGAATCCCCCCACCGCGAGGAACTGGCTGATCGGCAGCGTGGGTACGGTGAGTGGCAGCGCGGGCACCTACGATGCGAATGGGGCGAACGTCTTCCCCAGCACGCTGTGGGGAAACCAGCGGCAGGATCTCCAGACGCGCCGCGGCCTCCAGATCCGCGAGTATGTGGCCGGAGATTTCGACCAGTTCACCGCGGACGCGGGCGAAACCACGCCGGTGGATGCGACCTGGCAATCGCAGGTCGCGGCCCAGGGTACCACGGCAGGCTTTGACACGCTCCAGGCGGGGCGCTGGGTGCCATGGACACATTCCTTCTCCCTCGCCGCAGGAGAATCCACTGTCAGCGCCACGCTGTGGGTGAGCGTGCGCGGCACCGCCGCCAATGCACAGAACGGACGCCTCTACATCGACGATCTCGCGAATTCAAAGCCGCTCTCCACCTACGCCGCCTCCATTCCCACCACCGGCTCGACCGTCCTGCGCATCGATCTGGCGGACGACCTCGCCCGTCTCGCCGATGGAAAGCTCAACCTCGCGGTGCAGAACAACGCCGCCGTCGATTGGTCGATGCTCGAACTGCGCGTGGCTCCCGCCACCACCGGCAGCTCCACCGTTACCCTGACGCCGGAAGCCGATGCCACGATCCGCGCCGGTGCCTCCGCCGCAGTGAATGCGGGCGGCGATGTGGTGCTCGGCGTGAAGGAAGCCACCGGAGCGGATGACGACCGCCGCGCGCTGCTGCGCTGGGACCTCTCCGGCATTTCCAGCAAGGTGCTCCATGCGAAGATCCGGCTGGTGCCGGTGACCGTCGATTCCTCCGATCTCGAAAATGGCGCGGTGGTCTGCACCTCCAACACCTGGGCGGAAAACACGGTGACCTGGAACAACCAGCCCGCCGCCCCCGCGCGCCTCGTCACGTGGTGGCCGCGCCAGAACCAGCCGGTGGAGTTCATCGTCACCACGGATGTGCTCGCCGCGATGGCGAAGGATAAAAAACTATCCGTGCAGTTGTTCTCGGCCCGCGAGTCGGGAGGCACCAGCTATGCCTCGCGCGAGGATGCGGATCCGGCACGCCGGCCGCAGCTCGTCCTCGTCACCGATGGTACGTTTTCGCTGGATGCGCAGCCCCCCGCACGTTCGACGAGCGCGGGCACGTCCACCACCTACACGGTGTCCATGACCACGCGCGATGGCTTCACCGGGTCGGCCGCGTTTTCCGCCACCGGGCTTCCTGCCGGAGCCACGGCGACCTTCGCGCCTCCTTCTCTTTCCGCCGCAGGAACCACCGTTCTCACCCTCACCACCGCGGCGTCCACCCCCGGCGGGACCTACGACATCACGATCCTCGCCAATGGCACCGCGGGAACCGCGCGCAGCCAGGTCTCCCTGACCGTCACCTCACCCGGCACGGACTTGATCTGGAACTCGCCCTCCGGAGGCGTGTGGGACCTCACCACGGCGAATTGGTTCAATGAGATCACCGCCGCGCCGGATACTTTCCAAGCAGGGAAGAAGGTCGTCTTCACCGACCGGGCGAATGTCATCACGCAGATCACGCTGCCCGCAGGCGTGACCGTCGCACCCGCGGGAATCACCCTCTCCGCGGAGGACACCCACTTCAGCCTCGATGGAACCGGAGCGATCACCGGCACCGGTCCGCTGGTGAAAAGCGGCGGCGGCACTTTCACCCTCTCCACCACCAACGACCGGACCGGCACGACCACGATCTCCGGCGGCGCACTGGAAATGCCGGTGCTCACCAACGGCGGCGTGGCAGGCCCCCTCGGAGCGGCATCCACCGCGGCCCCGAACATCGTGCTCGATGGCGGCTGCCTGCGCTGGATCGGAAACACCGCCACGACGACCAACCGCGGATTCACCCTCACGGCGAACGGCGGCACGCTCGAGTCCAGCCCCACCGCCATCACCTCGCTGACATGGAGCGGCACGATCGCCACCAGCGGCAGCGGCGATCGCGTGTTCACCCTCGGCGGGAGTGACCCCGACCCGTTCAAAGGTTCCACCAACACGCTCGCCGGCATCATCACGGACGGCCCCGGTGGCCGGACCAGCGTGGTGAAGTCCGGAGGCAACTCCTGGGTCTTGTCCGGCACCAACACCTGGTCCGGCGGCACCCGGATCGAGGCAGGACGGCTCCGTGGCAACAACCCCTCCGGCTTCGGCACCGGCCCCGTCATGGTGGCGGACGGCGGCCAGATCTATCTTGCCTCCGCCTCGTCCTTCGCAAATGCCTTCACCATCGTCGGCCTCGGCATCCCGGAAATCGGCGGCAACTATGGCGCGCTCCGGCTGACCGCCAACAACTGCAACGTCACCGGTCCGGTCACGCTGGCCGGCAATGCCCGCATCACCGGACGCCTCGCCACCACCACCGGTGGGATCATTTCCGGAAAGATCAGCGGCGAGTACTCGCTGGAACTCGGCGGCAGCGCCACCGCCAATGACGCGGGCGTCACCACGCGCCTCACCGCCTCCGCCAATGCCTGCGTGCTCCGCGGCTCGCCGGACGCGGACCAGGGGGAAACGCAGACGCTTGCCACCAAGCGCCTCAATGACAGCAACACGCGCATTTCCTATCTGCGCTTCAACCTCGCCGACATTCTCGCCGCCTATACGCTGCCGGAGATCGATTCGATGGCGCTGCAGCTCCACCTCACCGCCCCCTCCGCCTCGGACACGCTCCGCGTCTATGCCCTCGCGGACACGAACGCAACCGGCGTCTCCGATGCCACCTGGACCGCGGTGATGACGTGGAACAACCAACCGGCGCGCACCACCGCTCCGGACGACATTCCCAACAGTTCGGCGGCCTTGCCGAACGCCAATGCGGTGCTGCTCGGATCGGTGGCGAACTACGGCGGGGTCGCGGGCATCGTCAGCGTGCCGCTCGATATCGTGAAGATCCGCGACCTGCTCGCCACGGACACCAACCAGCAGATCACCCTGTTGTTCCACAACACCTCCTCAAACATCGCCAGTTGGGCAGCGCTCGGAAACACCAGCGGCCTGCCCGCACCGGTGTTGGAAATCATCGGCCGCCCCTATGGCGGTGCGGGCGGCATCCTCACCCTCTCCAATCCGGGCAACCAATGGACCGGCCAGACCACGATCAGCCACGGCACCGTAAAGCTGGGCTCCGCCACCGCCCTGCCCCATGGCGCGGACAAGGGGGATGTGGTCATCAATAACAACAACCCCAACGAGAACTCCGTGCTCGATCTGAAAGGCACGAGCCCGACCTTGAACGCCCTATCCTCCTCCGGCCCGGTCACGACCCGCTGCATCGTCACGAACACCGCGGCCGCCACCGCCACGCTCACCCTCGGTGACAACGATGCGGATGGCGATTTCGCCGGCATCCTGCAGAACGGTCCCGGCGTGCTCGCCCTGACCAAGACCGGCACGGGAATCCAGATCCTCTCCGGCGTGAACACCTTCACCGGCTCCACCATCATCGCCGCTGGCACGCTGATGGTGAATGGCACGCTCGCCACCGGGCCGGTGCAGGTGCAGGCGGGTGGCGTGCTCTCAGGCACCGGCACGCTCGGCGGCTCCGTGACCATCCTTCCGGATGGAACGATCTCTCCCGGCGTGACCATCGGCACGCTGAATGCCAGCCAGTCGCTCCAGCTCCAAGGCCGGACCGAGATCGACCTGGACAAGACGGCAGGCACGCGCGACGAGATCCGCGGAGCCACCGTGCTGACCTATGGAGGCACGCTGGCGATCAGGAATCAGTCGGGCGCGCTTGCAGCCGGAGACCAGTTCCAGATCTTCACCGCCGCGGCGTATGCCGGGAGCTTCGCCACGCTGGAGCCCGCGTTTCCCGCCATCGGACTGATGTGGGACACCAGCCAGTTGGACACCTCCGGAACCTTGCGCGTGCGTGCGGCCACGCCGATCGAGACCTGGCGGCAGAACTGGTTCGGCACCGGTGCGGATGCGGGCCTTGCAGCGGACCTCGCCACTCCCGCGGGCGATGGCGTCTCCAACCTGTTGAAGTATGCCACGGGCACGGAACCCTCGCAGCCCGCCTTCACCCGGCTGCCGCGCCCCGTCTCCATCAGCCGGAAGCCGGGTATCCGCTTCCAGCGCAACCTGCTCGCCACCGACGTGGGCTACGAGGTGCATGCCTCCGGCGATCTGATCCAATGGCTGGTGGTCGCATCACGCACCGCCGGCGCCTCCATCTGGGCGTTGAACGGCGCGCAGGTCACGGACGATGGCACGGGTCAGGTCACCATCACCGAAACCGCCTCTCCGGGATCGCAGCGTTTCCTGCGGCTGAAGGTCACGCGCTGA
- a CDS encoding ArsR/SmtB family transcription factor — MINSVTFCRSIGDATRWRIAMLVRDEALCVCELADILRMPQSSVSSHVQILRKAGLLESERCGKWTYFRIQPRFRKLLSTLAASLGSPSQKTEAADLKRAVTRMEKRASSCCPGSVKLISSTSSKVSTRCCS, encoded by the coding sequence ATGATAAATTCCGTCACGTTCTGCCGGTCGATCGGGGATGCCACCCGCTGGCGGATCGCCATGCTGGTGCGGGATGAGGCGCTGTGCGTGTGCGAGCTCGCGGACATCCTGCGGATGCCGCAGTCCTCCGTCTCCAGCCACGTGCAGATCCTGCGGAAAGCCGGCCTGCTGGAGAGCGAGCGCTGCGGCAAGTGGACCTACTTCCGCATCCAGCCGCGCTTCCGGAAGCTTCTCTCCACCCTCGCCGCCAGCCTGGGATCGCCCTCTCAAAAAACGGAAGCCGCCGATCTCAAACGCGCCGTGACCCGCATGGAAAAGCGCGCGTCGAGTTGCTGCCCCGGTTCCGTAAAACTCATCTCCTCCACCTCTTCCAAAGTCTCCACACGCTGCTGCTCATGA
- a CDS encoding DUF6428 family protein, whose amino-acid sequence MILSELKSLLAEHSTRQFHISLPDGDAVPVCFHVTEVGRTQKTFLDCGGTRRDTVTCQLQVWVVPDVGHRLETGKMAAILRKAKTLLPDESVPVEIEYEDRIISQYTISRHEVTGEAVVLYLTHKHTECLAPELCGLPPIGGNRCLGPQGCC is encoded by the coding sequence ATGATCCTCTCCGAACTGAAGTCCCTGCTGGCGGAACACTCCACCCGCCAGTTCCACATCAGCTTGCCCGATGGCGATGCCGTTCCCGTGTGCTTCCACGTCACGGAAGTCGGCCGGACGCAAAAGACCTTCCTGGATTGTGGAGGCACCCGTCGCGATACCGTCACCTGCCAGCTCCAGGTCTGGGTGGTCCCGGATGTGGGCCATCGTCTGGAAACCGGCAAGATGGCGGCCATTCTCCGGAAAGCGAAAACCCTGCTGCCGGACGAGTCCGTCCCCGTCGAAATCGAATACGAGGACCGCATCATCTCCCAATACACCATCTCCCGCCATGAAGTGACGGGGGAAGCCGTCGTGCTATATCTCACCCACAAGCACACCGAGTGCCTGGCTCCGGAGCTCTGTGGCTTGCCGCCCATCGGCGGCAACCGTTGCCTTGGCCCCCAAGGATGCTGCTGA
- a CDS encoding beta strand repeat-containing protein produces the protein MKILAPFQKRPLQSGLPLFITIVSCLSAHGATITRLNNASTLDLPAAWNGGVVPTSADIAQWTNAITATGSGVGVAANVSFGGMLMQNTTNITVAASGGTLTLAGISGTGIDMTGATANLTINAPVTLGASQSWLVPTGRTLTNGGGIGGGASALTFTGLGSVALNSSNPSTYTGATTFNGVNVNISYPALTSGLSSSTQMITSGATVRFTTGTNNTYTQNLSGLQVNPGWSYFDQFRNSGGRMVTNFGPVTRGGVGATASITNSNNSSTVSGTTASTNGIIGGWLVWANNAAATNPTDFPRGAATAGTLTTFAAPTYTTDTWGGTTNTNVTLASNTTYDNVTTNSLRFAAAQSSTVNLSGTNTISSGGILVSGAVATGFANVITGGTLKGAAGADLVVHQFGQGTTSLAINSIIADNTSTTALTKAGPGLLTLGGANTFTGGIYLNQGELRLTTGGTFNGNALTFTNNSSGILTTGGVDGTIGAVNTSPILAATLPVLQNASATPATLTISAGGVGTFAGNIQDGTGGGALGIAKSGTFIQSLTGTLTYTGPTTVTNGTLFTKNSIASSKAITVTSPGVLDVSTPGLTLLSGNSLGGTGSVTGTVTAGAGTSLIPGGTGTIGTLTVDTLNLSSGATVNVDLGTGSSSDQIHVNGALTLGASQVVNLGLAGPGAMTPGNTYTLFTAASIANFSPSSFTVASGALGGLTYTFASTGTAITMTIGGSLAQTGTWSSSSGGSWGTAGNWTGGTIPNATGDTANFGNVLGGSSMITLDGDRTVAALNLNSPLAYIFLAGSGGNLIFNNGTGTANLTDTSVPAVPGDVGQIIATGVTLASNTIATISSGETLVISGAIDGTGSLTKAGAGMLDLQVPNTYSGGTIISGGGTLAVVGGGLGTGSLSFLGGTLRYTAGNTDDYSISRTVTFNGQAVFDTNGNDVALSQPVGNNGAGGFVKAGTGTLSLPAANTYTGANVVNGGTLRIGSDLSLGQVPSAAGTNLTLAAGTTLITDGAFTLAANRGIVLSGGIVTLDTGANAITIAGATSGSGLFHKAGSGNLTLTGTSTANGGVTIDGGTVFIGGTVNLPTGAITLNGTGGISTGSAAANFGTVIANGTHTIAKTGSSNILGLGTVTGSGAITLSNAWVTDLTGTLTGFSGTITASGVGFRFNGTGGGTNLTLNLGSLGGFVRLAGPSGGTITIGQLIGTGGVLSGGGGGYTGAAAYTIGGKTVGGFPVDSSFGGVFANGASAALVINKVGASTLTLSGVNTYTGNTNVNEGGLILPDNGALAFKPGANGVTNSVTGTISGSVMLDGDFNIDTTGAALANGNTWTLVNRTALGSVTFGANFTVTGFTENANVWTKVDGSNTWTFDESTGVLTLTVAGYASWATAQGLTGAPGFESGAGDDPDHDGILNLLEYVLGGNPLASSSGVTPHLAVNPTSYVFTFTRNTDSKSDVTLNFEYGTGLSAWTAVAIGAANSGPDANGVTINVAAGSPETITVTVPRTLSGSGKLFGRLKATK, from the coding sequence ATGAAAATCCTTGCCCCATTCCAGAAGCGACCCCTCCAGTCCGGACTCCCGCTCTTCATCACGATCGTCTCCTGCCTGTCCGCCCACGGCGCGACCATCACGCGCCTCAACAACGCCAGCACGCTCGACCTTCCGGCGGCGTGGAACGGCGGCGTGGTTCCTACATCCGCCGACATCGCCCAGTGGACGAATGCCATCACCGCCACCGGTTCGGGCGTTGGCGTCGCTGCGAACGTGAGCTTCGGCGGGATGCTGATGCAGAACACGACCAACATCACCGTCGCCGCCAGCGGTGGCACCCTCACGCTGGCAGGCATCTCCGGCACCGGCATCGACATGACCGGTGCGACCGCGAACCTCACGATCAACGCGCCGGTCACGCTTGGTGCCTCGCAGTCCTGGCTGGTGCCCACCGGTCGCACGCTGACGAATGGTGGTGGCATCGGCGGTGGCGCGAGCGCGCTGACATTCACCGGTCTGGGTTCCGTGGCGCTCAACAGTTCGAATCCCAGCACCTACACCGGAGCGACCACGTTCAATGGAGTGAACGTCAACATCAGCTATCCCGCGCTCACTTCCGGTCTCAGTTCCAGCACCCAGATGATCACGAGCGGTGCCACGGTCCGCTTCACCACGGGGACGAACAATACCTATACGCAGAACCTGAGCGGCCTGCAGGTGAATCCCGGCTGGTCCTACTTCGACCAGTTCCGCAACAGCGGCGGCAGGATGGTCACCAACTTCGGTCCGGTCACCCGCGGCGGAGTCGGCGCGACCGCCAGCATCACCAACAGCAACAACAGCAGCACCGTCAGCGGCACCACCGCCAGCACCAATGGCATCATCGGAGGCTGGCTGGTCTGGGCGAACAATGCGGCCGCGACCAACCCCACCGACTTCCCGCGCGGTGCCGCGACCGCTGGCACGCTGACCACCTTCGCCGCGCCCACCTACACCACGGACACCTGGGGTGGAACCACCAACACCAATGTCACGCTGGCGAGCAACACGACCTATGACAACGTGACCACGAACAGCCTGCGCTTTGCCGCGGCCCAGTCATCCACCGTCAACCTTTCCGGCACGAACACCATCAGCTCCGGCGGCATCCTCGTCTCCGGCGCGGTGGCCACCGGCTTCGCGAACGTCATCACCGGCGGCACGTTGAAGGGTGCGGCGGGTGCGGATCTCGTGGTCCACCAGTTCGGCCAGGGCACCACCAGCCTCGCGATCAACTCGATCATCGCGGACAACACCAGCACCACCGCCTTGACGAAGGCCGGTCCGGGCCTGCTCACCCTGGGCGGTGCGAACACCTTCACAGGCGGCATCTACCTGAACCAGGGCGAACTGAGGCTGACCACCGGCGGCACTTTCAACGGCAATGCGCTCACCTTCACCAACAACAGCAGCGGCATCCTCACCACCGGTGGCGTGGATGGAACGATCGGCGCGGTCAATACCTCGCCCATTCTCGCGGCCACCCTGCCGGTCCTCCAGAATGCCTCCGCCACCCCGGCCACGCTCACGATCAGTGCGGGTGGGGTCGGCACCTTCGCCGGAAACATCCAGGATGGCACCGGCGGCGGCGCGCTGGGCATCGCGAAGTCCGGAACCTTCATCCAGTCCCTCACCGGTACGCTGACCTACACCGGTCCCACCACGGTGACAAACGGCACGCTCTTCACGAAGAACTCCATCGCCAGCTCGAAGGCCATCACCGTGACTTCTCCGGGCGTGCTTGATGTTTCCACCCCCGGCCTCACCTTGCTCTCCGGGAATTCCCTGGGCGGCACCGGCAGCGTCACCGGCACGGTCACCGCGGGTGCGGGCACCAGCCTCATCCCGGGCGGCACCGGGACCATCGGCACGCTCACCGTGGATACGCTGAATCTCAGCAGCGGCGCGACGGTGAATGTGGATCTCGGCACGGGCAGCAGCTCGGACCAGATCCATGTGAATGGCGCGCTCACACTCGGTGCGAGCCAGGTGGTGAACCTCGGCCTCGCCGGTCCGGGCGCGATGACGCCGGGCAATACCTACACGCTCTTCACCGCGGCCAGCATCGCGAACTTCTCCCCGTCCTCCTTCACCGTCGCCTCCGGTGCGCTCGGCGGACTGACCTACACCTTCGCCAGCACCGGTACCGCCATCACCATGACCATCGGTGGCAGTCTCGCCCAGACCGGCACCTGGTCGTCCTCCTCCGGAGGAAGCTGGGGCACCGCGGGGAACTGGACCGGCGGCACCATCCCGAATGCCACGGGTGACACCGCGAACTTCGGCAACGTGCTCGGCGGCAGTTCCATGATCACGCTGGATGGGGACCGCACCGTGGCCGCGCTCAATCTGAACAGCCCGCTCGCCTACATCTTCCTGGCGGGCAGCGGTGGCAATCTCATCTTCAACAACGGCACCGGCACCGCGAATCTCACGGACACCTCCGTCCCGGCGGTCCCCGGGGATGTGGGCCAGATCATCGCCACCGGCGTGACCCTGGCGTCGAACACCATCGCCACCATTTCGTCCGGTGAAACGCTGGTCATCTCCGGGGCCATCGATGGCACCGGCTCGCTCACCAAGGCCGGCGCGGGGATGCTCGATCTCCAGGTGCCGAACACCTACAGCGGCGGCACCATCATCAGCGGCGGCGGCACGCTCGCGGTCGTCGGCGGTGGTCTGGGCACCGGGTCGCTGTCGTTCCTCGGCGGCACGCTCCGTTACACGGCGGGGAATACCGATGACTACTCCATCAGCCGTACCGTGACCTTCAACGGCCAGGCGGTATTCGATACCAACGGCAACGATGTCGCGCTCTCGCAACCGGTGGGCAACAATGGCGCGGGCGGATTCGTGAAGGCCGGCACCGGTACGCTCAGCCTCCCTGCGGCGAATACCTACACCGGAGCGAACGTTGTCAATGGCGGCACCTTGAGGATCGGCTCGGATCTCTCGTTGGGACAAGTGCCCTCCGCGGCTGGAACCAATCTGACGCTCGCCGCGGGCACCACGTTGATCACGGATGGCGCATTCACGCTGGCAGCGAACCGCGGTATCGTCCTTTCCGGCGGCATCGTCACTCTGGACACCGGAGCGAACGCCATCACCATTGCGGGTGCGACGAGCGGCAGCGGACTCTTCCACAAGGCGGGTTCCGGCAATCTCACGCTGACCGGCACGAGCACTGCGAATGGCGGCGTCACGATTGATGGTGGTACCGTCTTCATCGGCGGCACTGTCAATCTGCCGACAGGAGCGATCACGCTCAATGGCACCGGTGGCATCTCCACCGGCTCGGCAGCCGCCAACTTCGGCACCGTCATCGCCAACGGCACCCACACCATCGCCAAGACGGGAAGCTCCAATATCCTCGGCCTCGGCACGGTCACCGGCTCCGGTGCCATCACGCTTTCCAATGCGTGGGTGACGGATCTCACCGGCACACTGACCGGATTCAGTGGCACCATCACCGCCAGCGGTGTGGGCTTCCGCTTCAATGGAACAGGTGGTGGCACCAACCTGACGTTGAATCTCGGTTCACTGGGTGGCTTCGTCCGCCTTGCTGGTCCGTCCGGCGGCACCATCACCATCGGCCAGCTCATCGGCACCGGCGGCGTGCTCTCCGGGGGTGGCGGCGGATACACCGGTGCGGCGGCCTACACCATCGGTGGCAAGACCGTCGGAGGTTTCCCGGTGGACAGCAGCTTTGGTGGAGTGTTTGCAAACGGTGCGAGCGCGGCCCTCGTGATCAACAAGGTGGGTGCCAGCACGCTGACGCTTTCCGGTGTGAACACCTACACCGGCAATACCAACGTCAATGAGGGCGGCCTCATCCTCCCGGACAATGGCGCGCTCGCCTTCAAGCCGGGGGCGAATGGTGTCACCAACTCCGTCACCGGCACCATCTCCGGATCGGTCATGCTGGACGGCGACTTCAACATCGACACCACCGGTGCCGCTCTCGCCAATGGCAACACCTGGACGCTGGTGAACCGCACGGCGCTCGGCTCCGTCACCTTCGGCGCGAACTTCACCGTCACCGGCTTCACCGAAAACGCGAACGTATGGACGAAGGTCGATGGCTCGAACACCTGGACCTTCGATGAATCCACCGGCGTGCTCACGCTCACGGTGGCGGGCTATGCGAGCTGGGCCACCGCGCAGGGACTCACCGGTGCCCCCGGATTTGAAAGTGGAGCGGGGGATGATCCGGATCACGACGGCATCCTCAACCTGCTGGAATACGTGCTCGGCGGCAATCCGCTCGCATCGTCCTCCGGCGTGACGCCGCATCTCGCGGTGAATCCCACGAGCTACGTCTTCACCTTCACCCGCAACACCGATTCGAAATCCGATGTGACCTTGAACTTCGAATACGGCACCGGCCTGTCCGCATGGACGGCCGTCGCCATCGGCGCCGCCAATTCCGGTCCGGATGCGAACGGGGTGACGATCAACGTGGCGGCGGGCTCTCCGGAGACCATCACCGTCACCGTGCCACGCACTTTATCTGGGTCCGGGAAGCTCTTCGGCCGCCTCAAGGCGACCAAGTAG